Within the Senegalia massiliensis genome, the region ATTATGAACTACCTGGTCTTATAGTTATAAAAAAAGAAGAATTGAAAAAAACAAATGGGACTGTACTTGTAGTAACTGGGGGAACATCTGATATCAAAGTTGCAGAAGAAGCAGCAATAACACTTGAGGTATTTGGAAATAATGTAGAAAGATTATATGACGTAGGAGTTGCTGGAATTCATAGGTTATTGTCAAATAAAGATAAATTAAATTCAGCCAATGTTATAATAGCTGTAGCTGGTATGGAAGGAGCACTTGCTTCAGTTGTAGGTGGTCTTGTAGATAAACCTGTTATAGCAGTGCCTACAAGTGTAGGATATGGTGCTAATTTTAAAGGCCTTGCAGCCCTTCTAGCCATGCTCAATAGTTGTGCAAGTGGTATAGGGGTAGTAAACATTGATAATGGATTTGGAGCAGGTTATTTAGCTAGTACAATAAATAGACAGATTAATTTATAATGTAGTAGATTATTTGAAATTTGGAGGTAATAACAATGGAAGAAAAAATATTATATTTTGATTGTCTATCTGGTATAAGTGGAGATATGACAATAGGTGCATTACTTGATTTAGGTGTAGACAAGGATGAATTTTTAAAAGAAATATCAAAATTAAATATAGATGAGTTTGATTTAGAAATAAAAAAGAACGAAAAAAATGGTATAACAGGCACAGACTTTGATGTAATAATAAAACATAGTGATTCACATCATCATGAACATGACCACGGTCATAGCCACGATAATCATACTCATTCACATCATCATGAGCATAGAAATTTAGCTAAAATAGAAAGTATAATTGATAATAGTAATTTAAATGATAATGTAAAAAAAATGAGTAAAAAAATATTCAAAAATGTCGCTGAAGCAGAAGCAAAAATTCATGGAAAAAATATAGATGAAGTACATTTTCATGAAGTAGGAGCAGTAGACTCTATAGTGGATATTGTAGGAACTGCCATATGTATAGATTTGTTAGATATAGATAAAATATATTCTTCACCTATTCATATAGGTACAGGTCATGTAAAATGTGCTCATGGAGTAATACCAGTTCCAGCACCAGCTACTCTTGAAATTTTAAAAGGAATAGAGATATATTCTACAGGTATAAAATCAGAACTTGTAACTCCAACAGGAGCTGCAATAATAAAAGCTTTAGCTGATGACATAATAGATACTCCTCAAATGGAAATAGAGAACATAGGTTATGGAATAGGAACAAAAGATTTAGATATTACAAATGTACTTAGAGTAATAATAGGTAAAAAAAAAGTGAAGAAAAACTAGTATTAGTCCAAACAAATATAGATGACATGAATTCAGAGATATATTCTTATTTATTTCCTAGATTATTTGAAAAAGGTGCATTAGATGTATATCTTAAAAATATAATTATGAAAAAAAACAGACCAGGAATAGAACTTTCTGTCATAGTAAATGAAGATAAAAGAGAAGACATTATAAATGAGATTTTCAAGCAAACTACTACATTTGGAGTAAGAATTATTGAGATTAATAGAGAAATTCTTGAAAGAAAATTTGATTATATAGATACAAAGTACGGAAAAATCAAAGTAAAGATTGGATTTAAAAATGGAAAAATAATTCAAATTTCACCTGAATATGAAGATGTAAAATCAGTAGCAGAAAAAAATCATATATCTATAAAAATGATATATGATGAAGTAAATAAAAATATATTATATTAAAAAAAGTGAATGCTTAAGCATTCACTTTTCGATTAATTTGAACTTGCTTTAGAGTCTAAACTTTTATCTTCAAATATATAATCATGCATTGTTTGAATAGTTTCATCTTCATCATATACTAAATAATATACACCATTAATCTTTTCTCCATGAGCATGCTCATCTCTTGGGAATCGTGCCATTTCAGGAGTCATTGAACCATTTTTCATAACAGATGTTCCCATTTTTATAATCTCTGAA harbors:
- the larB gene encoding nickel pincer cofactor biosynthesis protein LarB produces the protein MNKDQLKLFLEKIKNDEISIDEGIETIKNLEYDDLGYAKIDNHREIRNGYPEVIYCEGKTNEHIRGIIKQMLCTGKNILATRATKRVYEAIKDLDDNIEYYELPGLIVIKKEELKKTNGTVLVVTGGTSDIKVAEEAAITLEVFGNNVERLYDVGVAGIHRLLSNKDKLNSANVIIAVAGMEGALASVVGGLVDKPVIAVPTSVGYGANFKGLAALLAMLNSCASGIGVVNIDNGFGAGYLASTINRQINL